One Amaranthus tricolor cultivar Red isolate AtriRed21 chromosome 10, ASM2621246v1, whole genome shotgun sequence genomic window carries:
- the LOC130824858 gene encoding secreted RxLR effector protein 161-like produces MVGKLIYLAHTKPYIAYAVGVVSRFMHLPQVQHMTAVMRILRYLKGTSSTRIYFNKNNCLDLIAYTNADWVGDCDGRKSTSGYFTLVSGNLVTGRRKKQKVVALSSAEVEFRGIAKGITEILWNQKLMNENYIVIIRQPSASQRTWYNMTELSML; encoded by the coding sequence ATGGTGGGAAAACTTATCTATTTGGCTCACACAAAACCATATATAGCATATGCGGTAGGAGTGGTAAGCAGGTTTATGCATCTTCCACAAGTTCAACATATGACAGCAGTAATGAGAATCCTAAGATACCTAAAGGGTACAAGCAGCACAAGAATATACTTTAACAAAAACAATTGTCTTGATTTGATTGCCTACACAAATGCAGACTGGGTTGGAGATTGTGATGGTAGAAAGTCCACTTCAGGGTACTTTACTTTGGTCAGTGGAAATCTGGTAACCGGGAGGCGTAAGAAACAAAAGGTCGTGGCCCTATCAAGTGCAGAAGTTGAGTTTAGAGGGATCGCTAAAGGGATAACCGAAATCTTATGGAACCAAAAACTCATGAACGAGAACTATATTGTGATAATAAGGCAGCCATCAGCATCTCAGAGAACCTGGTACAACATGACAGAACTAAGCATGTTGTAA